The following proteins are co-located in the Pedobacter sp. FW305-3-2-15-E-R2A2 genome:
- a CDS encoding phosphoglycerate mutase family protein produces MKRILFVFLILMAGQGLQAQETTRIWIVRHGEKDLTDPKEKDPELSVEGKERAETLVKYLKGKKIDALFSTDYKRTRGTLTPLASQRNLSLKFYNSKDNKTLVDTVLNYYKGKNVVICSHSNRIPGIIAAFGARSPLKEITEQEYSHIFLLEIKGGHVKLKHKHYGKL; encoded by the coding sequence ATGAAACGTATTCTATTTGTTTTCCTGATTTTAATGGCAGGACAAGGTCTCCAGGCACAAGAAACTACCCGGATCTGGATTGTAAGACATGGGGAAAAGGACCTTACAGATCCGAAAGAAAAAGATCCGGAACTAAGTGTTGAAGGGAAAGAAAGGGCAGAGACGCTGGTTAAATACCTTAAAGGAAAGAAAATTGACGCATTATTCAGCACAGATTACAAAAGAACCAGGGGAACGCTAACCCCGCTGGCATCACAAAGAAACCTGAGTTTAAAATTCTATAATTCAAAGGACAATAAAACCCTGGTTGATACGGTCTTAAATTACTACAAGGGAAAAAACGTGGTGATTTGCAGTCATTCTAATCGAATACCGGGTATTATTGCCGCTTTCGGTGCTAGATCGCCATTAAAGGAGATCACTGAGCAGGAGTATAGTCATATCTTTCTCCTGGAAATTAAGGGAGGCCATGTGAAACTGAAGCATAAGCATTACGGAAAGCTATAG
- the lpxD gene encoding UDP-3-O-(3-hydroxymyristoyl)glucosamine N-acyltransferase, which translates to MQFTAKQISEFIDGTIEGDENAKVTELSKIENGTAGSLCFLSNRKYESYLYSTKASIVIVGNDFFPAQAVESTLIKVADPYSAFSVLLEKYNEVVNQMNIQSGVEEPSFIHPSAKIGKNVFIGAFSYICENVVIGDGTKIQSQVFIGADSQIGNNCLVFPGVKIYNRTMMGDNVNIHSNTVIGSDGFGFAPQPDGTYSKIAQIGNVVIEDDVEIGANTTIDRATMGSTFIRKGVKLDNLIQIAHNVDVGAHTVVAAQTGISGSTRLGENSVVGGQVGIAGHLSLAKGTQIGAQAGINFNTTIENKQWHGSPAQPLRDWMRASVIFKQLPTVEKRIASLEQTISELKAIIEQNSTIAK; encoded by the coding sequence ATGCAATTTACTGCCAAGCAGATAAGCGAATTTATAGATGGCACCATTGAAGGCGATGAAAACGCTAAAGTAACAGAACTTTCTAAGATAGAAAACGGTACTGCTGGGTCTTTATGTTTTCTGTCTAATCGAAAATATGAAAGCTATTTATATTCAACAAAAGCTTCAATAGTTATTGTAGGGAACGACTTTTTCCCTGCACAAGCTGTTGAAAGCACCCTAATTAAAGTCGCAGATCCGTACAGTGCATTTTCCGTTTTATTGGAAAAGTACAATGAGGTGGTGAATCAGATGAATATTCAATCCGGAGTGGAGGAACCCAGTTTTATCCATCCTTCGGCAAAAATCGGTAAAAATGTATTTATAGGTGCCTTTAGCTATATTTGTGAAAATGTGGTAATTGGCGACGGAACTAAGATCCAGTCGCAGGTATTTATTGGCGCCGATAGTCAGATTGGAAACAACTGCCTTGTTTTTCCTGGTGTAAAAATTTACAACAGAACGATGATGGGCGACAATGTAAACATCCATTCCAATACCGTAATTGGAAGCGATGGCTTTGGTTTTGCACCACAACCAGACGGTACTTATTCAAAAATCGCACAAATTGGAAACGTGGTGATTGAAGATGATGTGGAAATCGGAGCGAATACGACAATTGACAGGGCCACAATGGGTTCTACTTTTATCAGAAAAGGCGTTAAGCTGGATAATCTGATTCAGATTGCCCACAATGTGGATGTTGGCGCGCACACGGTTGTTGCTGCACAGACCGGAATCTCTGGTAGTACGAGACTTGGAGAAAACTCCGTAGTAGGTGGACAGGTTGGTATTGCCGGTCACCTTAGTCTTGCAAAAGGTACGCAAATTGGTGCTCAGGCAGGAATAAATTTTAATACAACGATCGAGAATAAACAATGGCATGGCAGCCCGGCTCAGCCTTTAAGAGACTGGATGCGAGCCTCAGTAATATTTAAACAATTGCCAACTGTTGAAAAACGGATTGCCTCATTAGAGCAGACGATATCAGAACTAAAAGCAATAATAGAACAAAACAGCACAATAGCAAAATAA
- a CDS encoding D-alanyl-D-alanine carboxypeptidase, with protein sequence MDMVKDKNKIYIFNKGAVLVSLLLSGLLLAACSTEKRLSSNLKRNFKQSKILKGNAVGFVLYDPDNGKQIFEKDGNRYFIPASNTKLFTFYAVLKMLGDSIPSLRYVERSDSLIFWGTGDPSFLQSRLKSSHALDFLKATNRKIFFAPGRYTGLFYGKGWSWDDYNDYYQAEINEFPIMDNLLSVKMRNGTLQIQPKGFKDCVITDSSSLNQAFKIQRNLTENLFIHPMGKAPEGFSQEIPYRLSTATTLALLSDTLHKPVGLVHMTMPEDAKTYYNVSTKALLKEMLQPSDNFIAEQLLLVCSNQLGNELSTEKTIKHVLKTYLAALPDSAVWVDGSGLSRMNLVTPRDMAMVLNLIYKEVKDQNLLFNLLPAGGKSGTLKNAYPRTETPYVFGKTGTLSNVHNQSGYVMTKKGKVYIYAFMNNNFVAPVSMVRNEIGRIITEVHEKF encoded by the coding sequence ATGGATATGGTTAAGGATAAAAACAAAATTTATATTTTTAATAAAGGGGCTGTTCTTGTTTCTTTGCTGCTCAGCGGCCTCTTATTGGCTGCCTGCTCTACCGAAAAACGACTTTCCTCCAACCTCAAGCGCAATTTTAAGCAGTCAAAAATTCTGAAGGGGAATGCTGTTGGGTTTGTTTTATATGATCCGGATAATGGAAAGCAGATCTTTGAAAAAGACGGGAATAGATATTTCATTCCCGCGTCAAATACAAAACTTTTTACTTTTTATGCGGTCTTAAAAATGCTTGGAGACTCCATTCCCTCACTTCGTTATGTGGAACGGAGTGATTCTTTGATCTTCTGGGGAACGGGCGATCCCTCCTTTTTGCAGAGCAGGCTGAAGTCCAGCCATGCATTAGATTTTTTGAAAGCAACAAACCGGAAGATTTTCTTCGCTCCGGGAAGGTATACCGGACTTTTTTATGGAAAAGGATGGTCCTGGGATGATTATAACGATTATTACCAAGCAGAGATCAATGAATTTCCTATCATGGACAATCTGCTGAGTGTTAAGATGCGTAATGGGACACTGCAAATCCAGCCAAAAGGATTTAAGGACTGTGTTATCACAGATAGCAGCAGTTTAAACCAGGCCTTTAAAATCCAAAGAAACCTGACAGAGAACCTCTTTATTCACCCTATGGGAAAAGCTCCTGAAGGCTTTTCTCAGGAGATTCCTTATCGGTTAAGCACAGCAACCACCCTCGCGTTACTCTCTGATACCTTACATAAACCTGTCGGTCTGGTTCATATGACAATGCCGGAGGATGCTAAAACCTATTATAATGTAAGTACCAAGGCCTTGTTAAAAGAGATGTTACAGCCCAGTGATAACTTTATTGCAGAGCAACTGTTACTCGTTTGCTCCAATCAACTCGGGAATGAACTCAGCACGGAAAAAACCATTAAACATGTATTGAAGACTTACCTGGCTGCTTTGCCGGATTCCGCAGTATGGGTGGATGGTTCTGGATTGTCAAGGATGAACTTAGTTACGCCCAGAGATATGGCAATGGTTTTGAATTTGATTTATAAAGAGGTAAAGGATCAAAATCTGCTTTTTAATTTGTTGCCTGCAGGTGGAAAATCAGGAACTTTAAAGAACGCTTACCCCAGAACGGAAACGCCCTATGTTTTTGGCAAGACAGGCACGCTGTCTAACGTTCATAATCAAAGCGGATATGTGATGACTAAGAAGGGTAAAGTATATATTTATGCTTTCATGAATAATAATTTTGTGGCTCCGGTCAGCATGGTTAGAAATGAAATAGGAAGGATTATAACGGAGGTGCATGAAAAATTTTAA
- a CDS encoding aspartyl protease family protein — protein MKLPTTAIKLTSLKTFLILMALIFMMEAGYAQVFEFSGTRKKDVINFSLIKNLIIIPVYINEKGPFNFILDTGVGPMIISDPGLADSLKIKDLRTIKIAGLGKGNEIEAFVSRSISARVGKAFIDQIPTAILKEDLFRLSSYVGMPIHGLLGYHFFKSFIVDVKYSSKRLIFFTPGLNRKIKGERVPLELINDKPYAMINIESSELGSLPIKVLIDNGASHAISLEILNEKPFPVPSTSIPANLGMGLGGPISGNIGRIASLKIGEFSLKKVLSSFPKYDEVAGKILMKDRNGNLGADVLSRFDIVFDYADNGMYLKRNSNFKRPFEHDMAGMEVYADGPGIDHYFISRIEPDSPAESSGFEPEDEIVYINFVPATSYTLTEINRILRAGDGKTVIVTVLRKEKLYIKLLKLKQRI, from the coding sequence ATGAAACTGCCGACAACCGCTATTAAATTGACCAGCCTAAAGACATTTTTGATCTTAATGGCTTTGATCTTTATGATGGAGGCTGGTTATGCCCAGGTTTTCGAGTTTAGCGGCACCCGTAAAAAAGATGTAATTAACTTTTCGTTGATCAAGAATCTGATCATCATTCCGGTGTACATTAATGAAAAGGGACCATTTAATTTCATTCTGGACACTGGGGTTGGCCCGATGATCATTTCCGATCCGGGACTCGCGGATAGTCTGAAGATTAAAGACCTTCGTACCATAAAAATAGCCGGTCTGGGAAAAGGCAATGAAATTGAAGCTTTTGTTTCCAGATCCATTTCCGCAAGAGTGGGTAAAGCGTTTATTGATCAGATTCCCACGGCCATCCTCAAGGAAGACCTCTTCAGGTTATCGAGCTATGTTGGAATGCCCATTCACGGTTTATTGGGGTATCACTTTTTTAAAAGCTTTATTGTAGATGTAAAATATTCCTCCAAAAGACTGATTTTCTTTACCCCGGGCCTGAACAGAAAAATCAAAGGGGAACGGGTTCCTTTAGAGCTCATCAACGACAAGCCCTATGCCATGATCAATATTGAGTCCTCAGAGTTGGGAAGTCTCCCTATTAAAGTACTCATAGATAATGGCGCCAGTCATGCGATCTCTCTGGAAATTCTGAATGAAAAACCATTTCCGGTGCCTTCTACGTCCATTCCGGCAAACCTGGGAATGGGCCTTGGTGGCCCTATCAGTGGAAATATCGGAAGGATAGCCTCCTTAAAGATCGGAGAATTCAGTCTGAAGAAGGTCCTCAGTTCTTTTCCAAAATATGATGAAGTGGCGGGAAAAATTCTAATGAAGGACAGGAATGGAAATCTTGGGGCAGATGTCCTGAGTCGCTTCGACATTGTCTTTGACTATGCCGACAACGGCATGTACTTAAAGCGCAACAGCAATTTTAAGCGTCCCTTTGAGCATGACATGGCTGGAATGGAAGTTTACGCAGATGGTCCTGGCATTGATCACTATTTTATCAGCAGAATTGAACCAGACTCTCCGGCAGAAAGCAGTGGTTTTGAGCCGGAAGACGAAATTGTTTATATCAATTTTGTTCCCGCAACCAGCTATACCCTTACCGAAATCAACAGAATTTTAAGAGCCGGAGATGGAAAAACGGTCATCGTCACCGTATTGAGAAAGGAGAAACTCTACATTAAACTGTTAAAACTTAAA
- a CDS encoding alanine dehydrogenase: MATGLREGMASIAQKGLIQPKETLSETNKKNNSLYIGIPKEISFQENRIALTPLSVALLINNGHRVIIESGAGVGANFSDNDYSEQGATISFHKKDVFEADILVKIAPPTLEEIAMMHKGQTLISALQMGGLKENYLKALLNKKINALCFENLRDEGGILSVVRAMSEIVGATSIFIAAEYLSTATGGKGLMLGGFTGVPPTEIVILGAGTVGEYAARTALSLGAEVKVFDSSIYRLRRLQNNLGSRVFTSVMQPIVLGKAITTCDVVIGAIRATHGRSPCIVMEETVTRMKPNSVVIDVSIDQGGCFETSEVTNHSNPVFRKHEVIHYCVPNIASRVPRTASYALTNIFAPILLDIGDMGGLMGVVWSKPGIREALYIYQGHLTNKDLANMFSLPYKDIELLVVSNQ, encoded by the coding sequence ATGGCTACAGGATTACGTGAAGGAATGGCCTCAATTGCTCAAAAAGGGCTGATACAGCCTAAAGAGACTTTGTCTGAAACCAATAAGAAAAACAACAGTCTGTACATTGGCATTCCGAAAGAGATTTCCTTTCAGGAGAATAGAATTGCATTGACCCCTTTATCTGTGGCCTTGTTGATCAACAACGGCCATCGGGTGATTATTGAAAGCGGGGCCGGTGTTGGCGCTAATTTTTCCGATAATGACTACAGCGAGCAGGGAGCAACAATTTCATTCCATAAGAAAGATGTTTTTGAAGCAGACATCCTTGTAAAGATTGCCCCTCCAACATTGGAAGAGATTGCGATGATGCACAAAGGGCAAACACTCATTTCTGCTCTTCAAATGGGAGGCCTCAAAGAAAATTATCTTAAAGCACTCCTGAATAAAAAAATTAATGCACTATGTTTTGAGAACCTTCGTGACGAAGGAGGAATTTTGAGCGTTGTCCGAGCGATGAGTGAAATTGTCGGCGCAACGTCAATTTTTATTGCTGCCGAATATTTAAGCACCGCCACCGGAGGGAAGGGACTGATGCTTGGTGGCTTCACCGGAGTACCTCCAACAGAAATTGTCATTTTAGGGGCCGGAACGGTCGGAGAATACGCCGCGCGTACGGCATTATCTCTGGGTGCGGAAGTAAAAGTGTTCGATAGCTCTATCTATCGCCTTAGAAGGCTTCAAAATAACTTAGGGAGCAGGGTGTTCACTTCGGTGATGCAACCTATCGTTTTAGGCAAGGCAATTACCACCTGCGACGTCGTGATCGGTGCGATTCGTGCAACTCATGGCAGAAGCCCCTGTATTGTCATGGAAGAGACCGTCACCAGAATGAAACCCAACTCGGTGGTCATTGATGTCAGCATTGACCAGGGTGGCTGCTTCGAAACTTCGGAAGTGACCAACCACAGCAACCCCGTTTTCAGAAAACATGAGGTGATCCATTATTGTGTACCAAACATTGCTTCGAGGGTTCCCCGAACAGCGTCTTATGCACTGACCAATATTTTTGCGCCCATCTTACTGGACATCGGAGATATGGGTGGACTAATGGGCGTAGTCTGGAGTAAGCCCGGAATCAGGGAAGCGCTATACATCTATCAGGGACACCTCACGAATAAGGACCTCGCCAACATGTTTAGTCTTCCTTACAAGGATATAGAGTTGCTGGTCGTTTCTAATCAATAA
- a CDS encoding M15 family metallopeptidase produces MIKVLFLLFFGLPFFTLSAQDKKNTSAPIKVISNYETYLKSCQDNPKNRLVELKKEIPDLVLDIRYAGTNNFMKLAVYKQARAFARKPVSDQLKRIQKKLRKKGYGLKIYDSYRPYTATKTLYIKASNKNFVANPKQGSRHNRGCAVDLSLIYLKTGKDVPMPTPYDSFSAKAAAAYTDLPEPVKKNRDLLIQVMEAHGFKVLHNEWWHFDFKTWQNYALMDIPFEQL; encoded by the coding sequence ATGATAAAAGTCCTTTTCCTTCTTTTTTTTGGTCTTCCTTTTTTTACGCTTTCCGCACAGGATAAAAAGAACACTTCGGCTCCAATCAAAGTAATCAGCAATTATGAAACTTACCTGAAGTCTTGTCAGGACAATCCGAAGAACAGGCTGGTAGAACTTAAAAAAGAGATTCCAGATCTTGTTTTGGACATTCGATATGCCGGCACCAATAATTTCATGAAACTGGCGGTTTATAAACAAGCGAGGGCTTTTGCGAGAAAGCCCGTCAGCGATCAGTTAAAACGCATCCAAAAGAAACTTCGCAAAAAGGGCTATGGCCTAAAAATTTACGATAGCTACCGCCCCTATACAGCAACGAAGACCTTATATATTAAAGCTTCGAACAAAAACTTCGTCGCCAACCCCAAACAAGGCTCCAGACACAACAGAGGCTGCGCAGTTGACCTTAGTCTCATTTACCTGAAGACAGGGAAAGATGTACCCATGCCAACTCCATACGATAGTTTTTCAGCGAAAGCTGCTGCTGCCTATACTGACCTGCCTGAGCCTGTTAAGAAAAACAGAGACTTGTTAATCCAGGTCATGGAAGCGCATGGATTTAAGGTCCTCCACAACGAATGGTGGCACTTTGACTTCAAGACCTGGCAAAATTATGCCCTAATGGACATTCCATTCGAGCAACTATAG
- a CDS encoding HD domain-containing protein, with the protein MNKKKIINDPVYGFINIPSELVFDLISHPYFQRLRYIKQLGMTHLVYPGALHTRFHHALGAMHLMSLAIEVLRSKGHPISKEEEEAATIAILLHDIGHGPFSHALEHTLVNGIKHEDISMLMMQKLNVEFGGRLTEAINIFKGDYPKKFLPQLVSGQLDLDRMDYLNRDSFFTGVSEGVISFDRIIKMFNVLDDQLVIEEKGIYSIENFLIARRLMYWQVYLHKTVVAGEYLLVKILERAKELSGHGEVLFATPALQHFLRNEVREEEFFSFEIHLAQFSKLDDQDIFASVKVWADHSDRILAQLCQMFIRRSLYKVEISSTAPDLDRLQRIKENTADMMKLNAHEVSYFVFTDIIENRAYNAGSGNINILLKNNTIIDIAKASDLSNLESLDKTVTKHILCYPRII; encoded by the coding sequence TTGAACAAAAAGAAAATCATAAATGATCCGGTATATGGCTTCATTAATATCCCCTCTGAATTAGTATTTGACCTGATTTCACATCCTTATTTTCAGAGGTTAAGGTATATAAAGCAATTGGGGATGACGCATTTGGTGTATCCGGGGGCGTTACACACCAGGTTTCATCATGCCTTAGGTGCAATGCATTTAATGAGTCTGGCCATTGAAGTCCTTAGAAGTAAAGGTCATCCGATCAGCAAAGAGGAAGAAGAGGCTGCCACTATTGCCATTCTTTTACATGACATCGGACATGGTCCTTTTTCGCATGCGTTGGAGCATACGTTGGTTAACGGAATCAAGCATGAGGATATTTCTATGCTGATGATGCAGAAGCTCAATGTAGAATTTGGCGGACGGCTAACCGAAGCAATTAATATTTTTAAGGGAGATTATCCTAAAAAGTTCCTTCCGCAATTGGTTTCGGGACAACTCGACCTGGACCGAATGGACTATCTGAACAGGGATAGTTTCTTTACCGGTGTCAGCGAGGGAGTGATCAGTTTCGACAGAATTATTAAAATGTTTAACGTTCTGGACGATCAGCTGGTGATCGAAGAAAAGGGCATTTATTCTATTGAAAACTTCCTGATTGCCAGAAGACTCATGTACTGGCAGGTTTACCTGCATAAAACGGTTGTTGCCGGAGAATACCTGCTGGTTAAAATCCTGGAACGTGCGAAAGAACTTTCCGGACATGGTGAAGTTCTTTTTGCGACCCCGGCATTGCAGCATTTTCTAAGAAATGAAGTCAGGGAAGAGGAGTTCTTTAGTTTCGAAATTCATTTGGCACAGTTTTCCAAGCTCGATGACCAGGATATTTTTGCCTCAGTTAAGGTTTGGGCGGATCATTCTGATCGGATATTGGCGCAGCTTTGCCAGATGTTTATCCGTCGAAGTCTTTATAAAGTAGAGATCAGCTCAACAGCACCCGATTTGGACAGACTTCAAAGGATAAAAGAGAATACCGCTGATATGATGAAACTAAATGCCCATGAGGTCTCTTATTTTGTTTTTACTGATATCATTGAAAACAGAGCATACAATGCCGGAAGTGGAAATATCAATATTTTACTGAAAAACAATACCATCATTGATATTGCAAAAGCATCAGATTTATCTAACTTAGAATCCTTAGATAAGACCGTAACCAAGCACATACTATGCTATCCCCGAATAATTTAG
- a CDS encoding bifunctional response regulator/alkaline phosphatase family protein — MQETKILWADDEINLLKPHILLLNEKGYHVTTFTNGNDALEAFGKEHFDLVFLDENMPGLTGLETLTAIKNIRNDVPVVLITKSEEENLMEDAIGSKIDDYLIKPVNPKQVLLTIKKIIDNKRLVSEKTSMAYQQDFRRLGMTLNDKLSYGEWVEVYKKLVFWELELEKLDDPQMHEILTMQKSEANTQFSKFIEDNYLGWVNGKEKAPLLSNELLKTKAFPLINGNNTPVFFILIDNLRYDQWRIINPLITEHFRLDEEDTYSSILPTATQYARNAIFSGLMPLEMEKRFPGLWQNDDDEGGKNMHEGAFLADQIKRSLRKDCKFSYNKILTYDDGKALNDQINNLLQNDFNAIVYNFVDMLSHARTDMQMIRELANDDAAYRSLTLSWFEHSPLMELLKKISQKKVKLVITTDHGTIRVKHPSKVIGDRNTNTNLRYKQGRNLNYNAKEVFLIKNPHEAQLPKINISSNYIFAKEDRYFVYQNNYNQFVNYYNETFQHGGISLEEMIIPVATYSSR; from the coding sequence ATGCAGGAAACCAAAATTTTATGGGCCGACGATGAGATTAACTTATTAAAACCACATATATTACTACTAAACGAAAAAGGCTACCATGTGACGACCTTCACAAATGGTAATGACGCGCTAGAAGCCTTTGGTAAAGAGCATTTTGACCTGGTATTTCTAGACGAGAACATGCCTGGTTTAACCGGACTGGAAACCCTTACTGCGATCAAAAATATCCGAAATGATGTCCCCGTAGTACTCATCACTAAAAGTGAAGAAGAAAACTTAATGGAGGACGCAATTGGCTCTAAAATTGACGATTATCTGATTAAACCGGTGAACCCAAAACAGGTTTTACTGACCATTAAAAAGATCATTGATAATAAACGTTTAGTCAGCGAAAAGACATCTATGGCCTATCAGCAAGATTTTCGACGCTTAGGAATGACCTTAAATGACAAACTAAGCTATGGGGAATGGGTGGAAGTCTACAAAAAACTTGTTTTCTGGGAGTTAGAACTGGAAAAATTGGATGATCCGCAAATGCACGAGATTCTTACGATGCAGAAATCGGAAGCCAATACACAGTTTTCAAAGTTCATTGAAGACAATTATCTCGGCTGGGTTAATGGGAAAGAAAAAGCCCCGCTCCTTTCTAATGAGCTCCTGAAGACAAAAGCATTTCCGCTTATCAATGGGAACAATACTCCGGTATTCTTTATTCTGATCGATAATTTACGATATGACCAGTGGCGGATCATAAATCCGTTGATCACAGAACATTTCCGTCTGGACGAAGAAGACACCTATTCCAGTATTCTTCCTACAGCTACCCAATATGCAAGAAATGCCATATTTTCAGGCTTAATGCCTTTAGAAATGGAAAAACGCTTCCCGGGACTATGGCAGAATGACGACGATGAGGGCGGAAAAAACATGCATGAAGGAGCATTCCTGGCAGACCAGATTAAAAGAAGTCTGCGTAAGGACTGCAAGTTCAGCTACAATAAGATCCTGACCTATGATGATGGAAAAGCGCTGAATGATCAAATTAACAACTTGCTTCAAAACGATTTTAATGCGATTGTATACAACTTTGTCGACATGCTTTCTCACGCAAGGACAGATATGCAGATGATTCGTGAGCTGGCCAATGACGATGCGGCTTACCGTTCCTTAACGCTTTCCTGGTTTGAACACTCTCCGCTAATGGAATTGCTGAAAAAGATTTCCCAGAAGAAAGTTAAACTTGTGATTACAACAGACCACGGAACGATTAGGGTAAAACATCCAAGCAAAGTGATTGGCGACAGGAATACCAATACCAACCTACGCTATAAACAGGGCAGAAATCTAAATTATAATGCTAAAGAGGTATTCTTAATCAAGAATCCTCATGAAGCGCAATTGCCTAAGATCAATATCAGTTCGAATTATATCTTTGCAAAAGAAGACCGTTATTTTGTGTATCAAAACAACTATAATCAGTTCGTAAATTATTATAATGAGACTTTCCAGCATGGAGGCATCTCCCTGGAAGAAATGATCATTCCTGTAGCGACCTATAGCTCCAGATAA
- the tsaE gene encoding tRNA (adenosine(37)-N6)-threonylcarbamoyltransferase complex ATPase subunit type 1 TsaE: protein MKLEVNHLADLDQAAIEVLAFAPDERIFIFEGEMGAGKTTFIKALAKALGVKEVVSSPTFSIVNEYEGREKNIYHFDFYRIKNLQEAYDIGYEEYFYSDHICLIEWPEKVQELLPDHYLKIEITASGENERVLSISKI from the coding sequence ATGAAACTTGAGGTTAATCATTTAGCGGACCTGGATCAGGCTGCTATAGAGGTGCTGGCATTTGCCCCGGACGAGCGCATCTTTATCTTTGAAGGTGAGATGGGCGCTGGGAAAACCACCTTCATTAAGGCGCTAGCCAAGGCCCTTGGCGTAAAAGAAGTGGTATCCAGTCCAACCTTTTCTATTGTAAATGAATATGAAGGAAGGGAAAAGAACATTTATCATTTTGACTTTTACAGAATAAAGAATCTTCAGGAAGCCTATGACATTGGCTATGAGGAATACTTTTATTCGGACCATATTTGCCTGATCGAATGGCCGGAAAAAGTTCAGGAACTCCTGCCGGATCATTACCTTAAAATAGAAATTACAGCTTCCGGAGAAAATGAAAGAGTACTGTCAATTTCTAAAATATAA
- a CDS encoding aminotransferase class I/II-fold pyridoxal phosphate-dependent enzyme gives MKNFNLKMPFSSSIILEEQQYLYFGGTAYLGIPQHSGFLELYLEGIAKFGLNNGTSRNNNIQLGLYNEAECYAAAQFGADAALVTSSGYLAAQLTVKFFSGTEGVLYAPQTHPALWAGQKPLTEGNFTQWARKSLESINTSDRKDWVLISNSLNNLFPECYDFSFVKEILPGKRVILIVDDSHGIGILDGGKGIFNQIPKTAEVEVIVVASMAKALGLDAGIILGSDKIIRQLKTSNEFLGASPPAAAGLYAFMQAANIYRQEQEKLVELSAWFASRITSDWQHVPGFPVFYHAGKKTFERLLEQKILISSFPYPDSQSQPIDRVVLSSWHTKENINQLILAL, from the coding sequence ATGAAAAATTTTAACCTGAAAATGCCTTTCTCTTCCAGTATTATACTGGAAGAGCAGCAATATTTATATTTTGGAGGGACGGCTTATCTTGGGATTCCGCAACATTCTGGATTTTTAGAACTTTACCTCGAAGGGATCGCCAAATTTGGGTTGAATAATGGGACGAGCAGGAACAATAACATTCAGCTGGGGCTGTATAATGAGGCCGAGTGTTATGCCGCAGCACAATTTGGGGCGGATGCTGCACTCGTTACTTCCAGTGGCTATCTTGCAGCCCAGCTAACGGTCAAATTCTTTTCTGGCACAGAAGGGGTGTTATATGCGCCACAAACACACCCGGCACTTTGGGCCGGGCAGAAGCCGTTAACTGAAGGTAACTTCACTCAGTGGGCCAGGAAAAGCCTGGAAAGCATCAATACCAGCGATCGGAAAGATTGGGTGCTGATCAGCAATTCTTTGAATAATCTCTTTCCGGAATGCTATGACTTTTCATTTGTTAAAGAGATTCTTCCGGGGAAAAGAGTCATTTTGATCGTAGATGATTCTCACGGCATAGGCATTTTAGATGGTGGAAAGGGAATTTTTAACCAGATTCCGAAAACTGCTGAAGTGGAAGTTATTGTCGTTGCTTCTATGGCAAAGGCACTTGGCCTGGACGCTGGGATTATACTGGGATCAGACAAGATCATCAGACAGCTAAAAACCAGCAACGAATTTTTAGGGGCCTCACCTCCTGCGGCAGCTGGGTTATATGCTTTTATGCAGGCAGCGAATATCTATCGGCAGGAGCAGGAAAAATTAGTGGAATTATCCGCTTGGTTTGCCTCCCGGATTACTTCGGACTGGCAGCACGTGCCTGGATTTCCGGTTTTTTATCATGCCGGAAAAAAGACCTTTGAAAGGCTTTTGGAGCAGAAGATCCTGATTTCTTCCTTTCCTTATCCGGATTCGCAGAGTCAGCCCATCGATCGGGTGGTGTTGAGCAGTTGGCATACTAAAGAAAATATTAACCAGTTAATTTTGGCATTATGA